A stretch of Halococcus sediminicola DNA encodes these proteins:
- a CDS encoding DUF63 family protein — protein sequence MRAATRFTTDVGISVGGLLCLPSFLRDISHVHVLWPAVSVLGAVALTAVVWLTVHFASPSVSRGAGWTGMFIVFGQALDAVSTAVGVDVLSVSEQVPLSRAVLDLAATLPTASIIGVGWLFVVIKLSLATGLVWVVATDTETTPLGTRLLFLVAGFAGLVPGIRNLVLYTIA from the coding sequence ATGCGGGCAGCGACGAGGTTCACCACCGATGTGGGGATCTCTGTGGGAGGACTTCTGTGTCTCCCCTCGTTTCTGCGTGATATTAGCCACGTGCATGTTCTGTGGCCTGCTGTCAGTGTTCTCGGAGCGGTTGCACTCACGGCCGTGGTCTGGCTGACTGTCCATTTCGCCTCACCATCGGTATCCAGAGGGGCTGGCTGGACGGGTATGTTCATCGTATTCGGACAGGCGCTCGACGCTGTTTCGACAGCGGTCGGCGTCGATGTGCTCTCGGTCTCCGAGCAGGTACCGCTTTCACGAGCGGTTTTGGACCTCGCTGCGACGCTTCCCACCGCATCGATAATTGGTGTCGGGTGGCTCTTCGTCGTCATCAAACTGAGTCTCGCAACGGGTCTGGTATGGGTGGTTGCCACCGATACTGAAACGACGCCGCTCGGGACGCGGCTTCTCTTTCTCGTAGCGGGCTTTGCCGGACTCGTTCCCGGAATTCGAAATCTCGTCCTCTACACGATAGCGTGA